In Deinococcus sp. HSC-46F16, the following are encoded in one genomic region:
- a CDS encoding penicillin-binding protein 2, translating into MEVKIQSRSRWMQLIALALFMTLVWAYAQLEWGVPQGVKRSVVQSRGPIVARDGTVLARSVDGERVYPQGTLAGQVIGMMGATEGLEGLEAAYNRSLEAGQPLRLTLDPATQSAAEAALARYVPEHEAQYGSVVALETRTGRILAAASYPPFDPNKWRVYSAETRRNRPLLDVYEPGSTIKALIVAAAINEGLTTPNTVYDTPMRRYVGERWGSTIGDSVDHPARLTTRQILRYSSNVGMSHIVEEFEPERMRNYLRAYGFGDYAELPTVASSTGTLQPLRNWNDLVRATNAFGQGMSGTTLQLAAAYNVLANDGRYVSPRLVEGEPAGERRDVLSPATARTVRTILKEVVKEAIPTQAGLEGYDLMGKTGTSQVSLGAQGYSSSLYDATFAGIVSYPADTPRVTIAVMAHGAKRGHHGSQLAAPIYRDVASDILSRWGAAPTPPPPEKDEDPKP; encoded by the coding sequence ATGGAAGTGAAGATCCAGAGTCGCTCGCGCTGGATGCAACTCATCGCGCTGGCGCTGTTCATGACCCTGGTGTGGGCCTACGCGCAGCTTGAATGGGGCGTGCCGCAGGGGGTCAAGCGTTCGGTCGTGCAGTCGCGCGGCCCCATCGTCGCCCGCGACGGCACCGTGCTGGCCCGCAGCGTGGACGGCGAGCGGGTCTACCCCCAGGGCACCCTCGCCGGGCAGGTGATCGGCATGATGGGCGCGACCGAGGGGCTTGAGGGCCTGGAAGCCGCCTACAACCGCAGCCTGGAAGCGGGCCAGCCGCTGCGCCTGACCCTCGACCCCGCCACCCAGTCGGCCGCCGAGGCCGCGCTCGCCCGCTACGTCCCCGAGCACGAGGCGCAGTACGGCTCGGTCGTGGCCCTGGAGACCCGCACCGGCCGCATCCTGGCGGCGGCGAGTTACCCGCCCTTCGACCCCAACAAGTGGCGCGTGTACTCGGCCGAGACCCGGCGCAACCGCCCCCTGCTCGACGTGTACGAGCCGGGCTCCACCATCAAGGCGCTGATCGTGGCGGCCGCCATCAACGAGGGCCTGACCACCCCCAACACGGTGTACGACACGCCCATGCGCCGCTACGTGGGTGAGCGCTGGGGCAGCACCATCGGGGACAGCGTGGACCACCCGGCCCGGCTGACCACCCGCCAGATCTTGCGTTACAGCAGCAACGTGGGCATGAGCCATATCGTCGAGGAGTTCGAACCGGAGCGGATGCGCAATTACCTCCGCGCCTACGGCTTCGGGGACTACGCCGAGCTGCCCACCGTGGCGAGCAGCACCGGGACCCTGCAACCCCTGCGCAACTGGAACGACCTGGTGCGGGCGACCAACGCCTTTGGCCAGGGCATGAGCGGCACCACCCTGCAACTCGCCGCCGCCTACAACGTGCTTGCCAACGACGGCCGCTACGTCTCCCCCCGCCTGGTGGAGGGCGAGCCCGCCGGGGAGCGCCGCGACGTGCTGAGCCCGGCAACCGCCCGCACCGTGCGCACCATCCTCAAGGAAGTCGTCAAGGAGGCCATTCCCACCCAGGCGGGCCTCGAAGGGTACGACCTGATGGGCAAGACGGGCACCTCGCAAGTGTCTCTGGGCGCTCAGGGCTACTCCAGCAGCCTGTATGACGCGACCTTCGCCGGGATCGTCTCCTATCCCGCCGACACCCCCCGCGTCACCATCGCGGTGATGGCCCACGGTGCCAAGCGCGGGCATCACGGCTCACAGCTCGCCGCACCCATCTACCGCGACGTTGCCTCCGACATCCTCTCGCGCTGGGGGGCCGCACCAACTCCCCCGCCTCCCGAGAAGGATGAAGACCCCAAACCCTGA